A window of the Dyadobacter pollutisoli genome harbors these coding sequences:
- the gcvP gene encoding aminomethyl-transferring glycine dehydrogenase, whose translation MKVNLRNQDKFENRHHGKDAQELQEMLETIGAASLDELIDQTLPSAIRLPKPLNLPRPRSEQEFLQGIKKIASKNAVLKSYIGTGYYDTITPNVILRNILENPAWYTAYTPYQAEIAQGRLEMLLNFQTVVTDLTGMEIANASLLDEATAAAEAMTMLYSLRPAARKKANTFFVSELCHPQTIDLIYTRAKPVGIDVVVGNHATVDLADESLYGVLVQYPATDGEVIDYTDFIAAAHELNLSVAVATDLLALALLKSPGEMGADVVVGSSQRFGVPMGYGGPHAAFFATKDAFKRHIPGRIIGVSVDAEGNRALRMALQTREQHIRREKATSNICTAQVLLAVIAGAYAVYHGPEGIKTIASRVHGLTRLFVDTIRKFNYEVITENYFDTVTIQTNLTRKLRETSVKWGINLKYNKEESVTVSFDEAKTFEDVIAILNVFAEVSGFQGEMVIDEELEFAFPENLARQSDYLTHPVFNTHHTEHEMLRYMKSLENKDLSLVHSMISLGSCTMKLNATAEMIPLTWPEFGAIHPFAPTNQVGGYAQLVSELNIWLCEITGFAAMSFQPNSGAQGEYAGLMAIRAYHESRGDHHRNVALIPQSAHGTNPASAVMAGMKVVVTKTDERGNIDVADLKAKAEQYSNDLSCLMVTYPSTHGVYEESIIDICEMIHSHGGQVYMDGANMNAQVGLTSPATIGADVCHLNLHKTFCIPHGGGGPGVGPIGVAEHLMPFLPGHVNFNAQPEHLPAGVAGAVSAAPYGSASILTISYAYIAMMGGEGLTNATKYAILNANYIKERLSGHYDVLYTGTNGRCAHEMILDCRSFKAAGVEAEDLAKRLMDYGFHAPTLSFPVAGTLMIEPTESESKAELDRFCDTMIAIRNEIREVEEGTADRTDNVLKNAPHTSRILLSDEWSRSYSREKAAFPLPHLRFNKFWPSVSRVDSAYGDRNLICSCIPVEAYTEVEAS comes from the coding sequence ATGAAAGTTAATCTTCGAAACCAGGATAAATTTGAAAACCGTCACCACGGTAAGGATGCACAGGAATTGCAGGAAATGTTGGAGACCATAGGAGCGGCATCACTTGACGAACTAATAGATCAGACGCTTCCATCAGCGATCCGTCTGCCGAAACCACTGAATTTACCAAGACCGAGATCAGAGCAGGAATTTTTGCAGGGCATTAAAAAGATAGCCAGCAAAAATGCAGTTCTTAAATCTTATATAGGAACAGGCTACTACGATACCATTACACCGAATGTAATTCTCAGGAATATTCTCGAAAATCCGGCGTGGTATACGGCTTATACGCCTTACCAGGCGGAAATAGCACAGGGAAGACTTGAAATGTTACTCAATTTCCAGACGGTCGTTACTGATTTGACCGGAATGGAAATCGCGAATGCTTCTTTATTGGATGAAGCAACTGCGGCGGCTGAGGCGATGACAATGCTTTACAGCCTTCGTCCGGCAGCGAGAAAAAAAGCAAATACATTCTTTGTCTCAGAACTCTGCCACCCACAAACGATAGACCTGATCTACACGCGGGCTAAGCCTGTCGGTATTGATGTAGTGGTTGGCAATCACGCTACTGTGGATCTTGCAGATGAAAGTCTGTATGGTGTTTTGGTTCAATACCCTGCTACGGACGGAGAAGTAATAGATTATACCGATTTCATCGCAGCCGCACACGAATTGAATCTTTCTGTAGCAGTTGCCACGGATCTGCTCGCGCTTGCATTGCTGAAATCACCAGGAGAAATGGGTGCTGATGTGGTAGTGGGATCTTCTCAGCGTTTTGGAGTGCCAATGGGTTACGGCGGACCGCATGCAGCCTTTTTTGCAACAAAAGATGCTTTCAAACGTCATATTCCAGGCCGTATCATCGGGGTATCTGTTGACGCCGAGGGGAACAGAGCTTTAAGAATGGCTTTACAGACCCGTGAGCAGCACATTCGTCGCGAAAAAGCAACTTCTAATATTTGTACTGCGCAGGTATTGCTTGCTGTGATCGCAGGTGCATATGCTGTTTACCACGGACCTGAGGGAATTAAGACCATTGCTTCACGTGTCCACGGACTTACAAGACTTTTTGTTGATACAATCAGGAAGTTCAACTATGAAGTGATCACTGAAAATTATTTTGATACTGTTACCATCCAGACTAATCTGACCAGGAAACTGAGAGAGACGTCGGTGAAATGGGGTATCAATTTGAAATATAATAAAGAAGAAAGCGTAACGGTTTCATTCGATGAAGCGAAGACATTTGAAGACGTAATCGCGATTTTGAATGTATTTGCCGAGGTTTCCGGGTTTCAGGGAGAAATGGTGATCGATGAGGAACTGGAATTCGCATTCCCCGAAAATCTGGCGCGCCAGTCTGACTACCTGACACATCCTGTGTTTAATACGCATCATACAGAACATGAAATGCTGCGTTACATGAAATCTTTGGAGAATAAGGACCTTTCACTGGTTCATTCCATGATTTCGTTGGGTAGCTGTACGATGAAATTGAATGCTACGGCAGAAATGATCCCGCTTACCTGGCCGGAATTTGGAGCGATCCATCCATTTGCGCCGACCAATCAGGTTGGCGGTTATGCACAGCTCGTTAGCGAATTGAATATTTGGCTTTGTGAGATCACTGGTTTTGCTGCAATGTCATTCCAGCCCAACTCTGGTGCGCAGGGTGAATATGCAGGTTTAATGGCGATCCGTGCATACCACGAAAGCCGCGGCGATCACCACAGAAATGTCGCGCTGATTCCTCAGTCTGCACATGGAACAAACCCTGCTTCCGCCGTAATGGCCGGAATGAAGGTTGTTGTTACGAAAACGGATGAAAGGGGCAACATCGATGTAGCGGATTTGAAAGCCAAGGCAGAGCAATATAGCAACGATCTGTCTTGCCTGATGGTGACGTATCCATCGACACACGGGGTATACGAAGAAAGCATCATTGATATCTGTGAAATGATCCATTCTCACGGCGGCCAGGTGTATATGGATGGCGCCAATATGAATGCGCAGGTAGGGTTAACAAGCCCTGCTACAATTGGAGCAGACGTTTGCCATTTGAATTTGCATAAAACATTCTGTATCCCTCACGGAGGTGGCGGACCTGGTGTAGGACCTATCGGTGTGGCAGAACATTTGATGCCATTCTTGCCAGGACACGTTAATTTCAATGCGCAGCCTGAACATTTGCCTGCCGGTGTAGCTGGTGCGGTGTCAGCAGCTCCTTACGGCAGCGCGAGTATCCTCACGATCTCTTACGCATACATTGCAATGATGGGCGGCGAGGGGCTTACCAATGCTACGAAATACGCTATTTTGAATGCTAACTATATCAAGGAGCGTTTAAGCGGACATTATGACGTTCTTTACACGGGTACAAACGGGCGTTGTGCGCACGAAATGATCCTGGACTGCCGCTCGTTCAAAGCTGCGGGTGTGGAAGCAGAGGATCTTGCAAAAAGATTGATGGACTATGGTTTCCATGCACCTACATTGTCATTCCCGGTTGCAGGAACATTAATGATCGAACCTACGGAATCGGAATCAAAAGCTGAACTGGACAGGTTCTGCGATACGATGATCGCGATCCGTAACGAGATTCGCGAAGTAGAAGAAGGTACCGCTGATCGTACAGACAATGTTCTTAAAAACGCACCTCATACTTCACGGATATTATTGAGTGACGAATGGAGCCGGTCGTATAGCCGTGAGAAAGCTGCATTCCCGCTGCCTCATTTGCGTTTCAACAAGTTCTGGCCAAGCGTAAGCCGTGTTGATAGTGCTTACGGAGACCGTAACCTGATTTGCTCTTGCATTCCTGTGGAAGCATACACAGAAGTAGAAGCGAGTTAA
- a CDS encoding NuoI/complex I 23 kDa subunit family protein: MQLTNRSKQVSNKEMTLMERAYLPAIATGLAITIKHFFAKKVTIEYPEVKRYLGPVFRGRHILKRDEDGRERCTACGLCAVACPAEAISMVAAEREKGEETLYREEKYAAVYEVNMLRCIFCGLCEEACPKQAVYLRHDEFIPVFTERDQVIWGKDLLVEDMNNRYTREAWTKEEARALDLKRAGGEVTNVVPRAIP, encoded by the coding sequence ATGCAATTGACAAATCGCTCCAAGCAAGTAAGCAATAAAGAAATGACGCTGATGGAACGCGCCTACCTGCCGGCTATTGCAACAGGTTTGGCGATTACGATCAAGCACTTTTTCGCTAAGAAAGTAACCATTGAATACCCGGAAGTTAAAAGATATCTTGGACCGGTATTCAGGGGACGACATATTTTAAAGAGAGACGAAGACGGCCGTGAGCGTTGTACAGCCTGCGGTCTATGCGCGGTAGCATGTCCGGCAGAAGCTATTTCAATGGTAGCAGCTGAACGTGAGAAAGGGGAAGAAACATTGTATCGCGAAGAGAAATACGCGGCTGTTTACGAAGTGAACATGCTGAGGTGTATTTTCTGCGGCTTATGTGAGGAAGCTTGCCCAAAACAAGCTGTTTACCTGCGTCACGACGAGTTTATCCCCGTTTTTACAGAACGTGATCAGGTAATTTGGGGAAAAGATCTTTTGGTGGAGGATATGAACAACCGCTATACCCGCGAAGCCTGGACCAAAGAAGAGGCGCGTGCACTGGACTTGAAAAGGGCTGGTGGAGAAGTTACCAATGTCGTTCCAAGAGCTATTCCCTGA
- a CDS encoding NADH-quinone oxidoreductase subunit J family protein: MNSTVSFFYFLSFLTILSAVMVVVSRNPIHSVLYLILTFFTLSGHYILLNAQFLAAVNIIVYAGAIMVLFLFVIMFLNMKQDHEESKTNLTKVAATIVGGTVFVILFGAYRKSVIPSYNPDQFDSQVGMIENLGHLLFRDYLLPFELASILLLVAMVGAVMLGKREIGERHF, from the coding sequence ATGAATTCAACAGTATCATTTTTTTACTTCCTTTCATTTCTGACCATTCTCAGCGCAGTAATGGTAGTGGTTTCGCGTAACCCGATTCACAGCGTTCTGTATCTGATCCTTACATTCTTCACATTGTCAGGACATTATATCTTGCTGAACGCGCAGTTTCTGGCGGCTGTAAACATCATTGTTTATGCCGGGGCGATCATGGTACTCTTTCTGTTTGTGATCATGTTCCTCAATATGAAGCAGGATCACGAGGAATCGAAAACTAATTTGACCAAAGTCGCAGCCACCATTGTTGGTGGTACCGTATTCGTCATCCTTTTCGGGGCTTATCGCAAAAGCGTTATTCCATCTTACAATCCCGACCAGTTTGATTCACAAGTTGGGATGATTGAAAATCTGGGACATTTGCTTTTTCGTGACTACCTGTTGCCCTTCGAGCTGGCTTCTATTTTGCTCTTGGTAGCAATGGTCGGTGCGGTAATGTTGGGAAAAAGAGAGATCGGAGAAAGACATTTCTAA